The stretch of DNA atgttgaataattgtttttattatttctaaaaatgaatcatttctcctcttataaatatcattttatctCCACAATAATGGTTCACTTCATGATCTCTCATATTATTCTTAATAAGTataaattaacacaaattttaaggaaaaatattttcataaattaaataGACTCTTATATTCACCAATAATTTGAAAATCTTGTAATAAAATTATGGAATAAATGTGTTAGAAAGTACGAGGAGTGCGTCGAAGCAAAAGCAGGCTAATGATTCAAGACCATCGTatcatatttttactaaaaaccTTAATATATTAGGTATAAAGGTTTATTTACGCTcaaaatattcaacttttaaGTTCAACACGACAAGGTGGTTCTAATGGGTTGCTCAAGGtggttctaaatttatattttttgggtCGATACCAATACTAGACTGAAAACATTTTTACACTCAGTGACTTTATTTTCATGAATGATGATCTACTAAttattgcacttgagttttatttaaagaAAGTGAATTGTATAAATGGACAAACAATAAGTCATTCACATCATCAAGTGTATAAGTATCTACTCAATACTGAAAGAatcccaaaaaaaatatatcaatcattcaagagaatgattattgcatcttaaaaaaaaaagtccaaTAAATTCATACTTATACTAAAGTATCTCAGTATTACTTGATGGACAAGACACAATATGTGAAACACTAAGAGAAATTGTAGGAAATATTGCTTCAACTAAATATTTATCCTCTCATATAGAAGacaatattatcaattattttgaaataatgttCTCACGATGAACATTGCACACATAAATATTCATATGATTTCAgcaaaatgacaaaaatcaaatttgaagAATAAATCATTTCAAGATTGAGTCATTTGTTTAAAGAATGATAGAAGAACATTCACCATAATGTTATGGTTGCTCTATTAAATAACAATTGACAATAAAGATCTTATTGGAATGACAACATGTAGTAAATTAGTTGACATTTTCGCACATGAGCAATCAAAAGTCAAGTTTTGAATGCCTACTTGCAAAAATAAACATGCAGAAACGTTATGCAGATTGATCAAAAGAACATTCTTGTTATTCCTAATCATTTTCCACAATCCAAATCACAAGTAAAATAGTATCAAGACTGTTCAAATTAGTGGTCAAATTAAGAACTCGAGCTGAAAGGCCAAAGGAGGAGAACAACCTTCAAATTGATGAGTCGTGACTCGTGAGTAAGGACAACAATGACGTGAGTACAATATTGTTGCATCCTTTTGCAGAAAGTTTTGCATGCTTATAAACCAAAAGACTGATATTTCAGAGCTCATTGACTCACTCATTCACGTTTTCCATCAGACCCAAAAACAAGAACATTATGGGTGTCAAGAATGTTTTGGACAACAATATAAACACGtgtttaactatttaaaaacatatctgACACTTGAATGATATGTCTAACGACTATATTAAGTTTAAACTAAATATTCAAAGTCTCTCATCATCTATAATTTGAAGATCAATTAGAAGATGAAGACAAAAGTTCAATTTGTAATCTAACAATATTTGTTCAAgtaataacaagtcaaaaactcttTAAGTAAACTTCAATTCTGTTAACTATATTTGTATTGTAGTTTTAAgagtttgtatttatttatctcaaacaaagagtTAAGAATTATTAGATCTCAAATACTTTTATCATACTCATAATTTATAACTCAagtttatcttttatgttagattgagtgtgtttgtataaatcatttataaattaaaaggtGATGGTGAAAATTCTTTCAAGGTGACTGTAATTTTTTTCTAGATTGAAAAgtgaagattgtaattgatcaatgTGTGATCAAGAGCAAATATGTGAAGGAAAACATTCTGATTCTGAAATAACATAGTAAAAATCTAACGGTTGTGAGGATTGAATCAATATACTTTTTTGTGTGATCTTTCTATCTCTTACATTTAACTAGTTACACGCACAAATCACACTTCACTTAcacttaatttgttttatttacttctaaCATATACAGAACAATATAAACGTTATATTTCAACCAATATTGATATTGAGTTAATTTAAAGGTTAAATACCacccgtggtcccttaacttaatttcaattaacgttttagtcatttatcttttttttttctttccgatttgatcatttattttaattttaagtgacaatttaatcttttatgttttaaaaagtcaacaatgttatcattttttaaaaaaaaaattcaaaaattttatcaaaattttcaaacaaaacccataagatcaattatattcttcaatataatacaaatttcatcaatttcgtaactcaaatattcaaataaacttatattttcattctttatttgatgttgatagagatgaaaatatgaatttatttaaagatttaagtaatgaatttgatgaaattgcattatattgatgatgataattaattttatgggttttgtttgaaattattgatgaatttttacaaacaaaaaaaaagataacattgttgacaattttaaaatataaaagatcaaattgtcacttaaaattaaaataaatgatcaaataaaaaaaacaaagaaataaaacgttaattgaaaataaattaaggggCCACAAATGATATTTAgtctaatttaaattaaacataagaataacaattttaaaaaaaaatcctaattcaTATCTTCCATTCTTGTGATTAATATTACTACTTCAAAAATgtcaacaattatttttttattattacgaattaaataaatgataaatttaagggaaaagaaaataaatgatatGTTATTTGAAATTGAGGTAGAAAAATACCAAtgtatttagtaaaaaaaaaaaaattaattccgCGCGCTCGTTCTTTCCAAATGACAATGTTGACGAAATGATCCTATTGGTTACTTTCTCGTGCCACGGATCGCGATCCCTATGCCCATCTTTCAGAGACGCGTAACCGTAGATATCGCATCTTATCAACGGTTATCATCTTCCCAAATCTtagcaaaatcaaaataatttttttcacaatTCCCGCTTTTCCCTCATTCATCATCCCCTCCCTATATATATCACCCAAACACTTCATTTCCTCTCATCACTTCTCAATTCTCCTTCTCAATCTTCTCCACTAATCTATCAAATCCTCATCTTCTCTCTCCTTTTTTGGATTTCAATGGCTCGTACCAAACAAACAGCACGCAAATCCACCGGAGGCAAAGCTCCAAGGAAACAACTAGCAACAAAAGCCGCTAGGAAATCTGCTCCGGCGACCGGAGGAGTGAAGAAGCCACACAGATTCCGTCCAGGAACAGTTGCTTTGAGAGAAATCAGAAAGTATCAGAAGAGCACAGAGCTTCTGATAAGGAAGCTTCCATTCCAAAGATTGGTTAGAGAAATCGCACAGGATTTCAAAACAGATCTGAGATTCCAAAGCAGTGCAGTTTCTGCTCTTCAAGAAGCCGCTGAAGCGTATCTTGTtggtttgtttgaagatacTAATCTTTGTGCAATTCACGCTAAGAGAGTTACTATTATGCCTAAGGATATTCAACTTGCCAGAAGAATTAGAGGCGAGAGGGCTTAGATTTGGATTTCATTGATTTGCTCTGTTAGGGTTTTGTTTAGCCTATTTTATCTTGTAAGAATGTAATGATCTGAAATGTGTTTGTTCAGAAAGTGAATCTAATTgcttttgtaatataaaatttgaatcaatGGTATGGTTTTCAACAATTAAATcttatctaatttttattttattgatatgaTGTTACCTCTAAATCTGATTTTCGATTTATATTGTGAGGattatgtttgattttgttGTCAATCAGTTTAAAAGAAGTAATcttgtatttttaaattaatctttaaatgCAACTCAGAAACAGTTGTCAACACTACAAACAATGTAAGCTGATGCTTGATTATTCTAGTCGACTTCCAACAATTTTCCGAGGGTATTATTGAATTCCTCAACAATATACAAAAAACCTTTCACCCTAATAgactccaaaaatatataattgttgtAAAACTTATGTTCTTGTTTTTAGTataatgaattgatatgattATATTTACAAAGCAAGAATGACTGGAGATGTATGATTGGATAAAGGAAATTGCAATGTTGTGTAAGTGGAGGAAACTGAACCAAACTGGAGTGCCATATTCATCCAATAATGAACAAAAACACCCAGTACCTGATAGATTAGTTGAATAAAGTAAGTCAGTTAGATTTGTAGGCCAATATATCTTGGTGAGTAGAATTAGCTTTACaatcaatttatcaattttttttttgcaatttatatatatctttttgctTCACAATTTTTTTGGTTATGCTTTCATTTGTTTAATAGTTGATAAGTTGTATATTGGTCTTGACAAAGCAAAATCCTCTAAAATTCTAATCAtagtccaataagtgtgtttgtgcaCAATTTCTTTAGTActatccaaaaataataatacatattCTTCACTTACACGTTGGATAAAATTGGTCAAACCATAAATTCTAGGATGACTTAGACAATCTCTAAGTAAATGAACAAATTTGGTTTCAATACAACATTGAGTTCTAAGGAGTCTCTTAAAGCACTCAAAACTGATTGAGAATGGCATGATAAAGTCCTCAAGATTGCAGTGAATGCGAAAACATCAAAAGGATTTAAGGGCAGAAATGTATAATGGTCCCACATAACCCATTCTTAAACGAGAAGGAACTTTTAAGACATGAAGAAGGACTGTGTTGCCATCAACTTTTGAACATATTGCCATAGCATATTGCATGTGAATATGATGATGCTCCAATTGATGAAGTGGTGAATAAAGCAAAGAATAAATGAACTAAGTTTTTGACATGGATGGaagcaaa from Cicer arietinum cultivar CDC Frontier isolate Library 1 chromosome 3, Cicar.CDCFrontier_v2.0, whole genome shotgun sequence encodes:
- the LOC101499212 gene encoding histone H3.2, whose protein sequence is MARTKQTARKSTGGKAPRKQLATKAARKSAPATGGVKKPHRFRPGTVALREIRKYQKSTELLIRKLPFQRLVREIAQDFKTDLRFQSSAVSALQEAAEAYLVGLFEDTNLCAIHAKRVTIMPKDIQLARRIRGERA